From the Halogeometricum rufum genome, the window ACATGGCGGACGTGGTGTTCGACCTCCGGACCGCCGTCGACGGCGCGGAGATAGAGAACCGCCTCGCCGTCCCGAAGTTCCGCGGCGGCCGCGCCCCCGAGGAGACTATCAAACTCCGCCTCGCGGACGAAGTCGCCGTCGACACCAGCAGGGACATCGCCTGACCCGCCGGCCGCCGCCTACACCGCGTAGTAGAGTATCGTTCCGAGCGTCACCGCGAGCGTCAGCGCCGACCAGTTCCGCACGGTGTCGAACGCCCCGAGGTCGAGGCGGCGCGTGAACACGGCGGCGAAGTACGGGACGAGAGGAAGCAGGCGGACGACGTACGGCGCGTCGCGGGCGAGGACGAACCGGAGGACGAGCGTCAACCCGACCGTACACGCCGCGGCGACGGCGGCCACCTTCAGGTCGTCGGGCACTGCGAGCGTCGCGGCCGAGTCGTCGGACATCGCTGTCGAGTCAGTCGTCGCGACCGGCAAAAGAATGCGTGGATTCGCCCGCGGGGAGTTACTCTTCGTCGCCTTCGAGTTCTTCGACGAGTTCGTCGGCGTCGACGTCGACGTCCTCGATGGCTTCCTCGATGTCCTCGGCGTCGGCGCCGCCCGCGCCGCCCATGCCGCCCATCATACCGCCCATGCCGCCCATCATGCCGCCCATGCCCTCGATGGTCTCCTGGACGATGACGCGGTCGAGGTCCAGACGGTCCATGAGGTCCTGCGCAATCTGCTGCTTCGAGAACATCCACTGCTGGTTCATCGTCATCTGCTGGGTGGCCTCGATGTACAGCGTCTCCTTCTCGACGGTGACCGTCTCCGTTTCGGGTTCGGAGTCGTCGTCCTCGTCGTCGGATTCGACGACCTGCTCTTCTTCGACCTCGTCCGTCTGGATCCAGACCTCGGGTACCTGCTGGAGGTACATCCCGAGCAGACCGCCGGCCTGCTCCTCGCGGTCCTCGACGAGTTCGAGAATCTCGTACTCGTACTCGAGGTCCTCGCCAGCGAGGGGATGGTTGAAGTTGACGCGGGCGCGGCCGCCGATGATGGTCTCGACGCGGCCCTGGTCGCCGTCGACCTGCACCTGCGCGCCGGGGTAGCGGTCGTCCTCGTCGATCTTGTTCGCGCTGACCGTGCGAACCTCGTCGTCGTCGAACTCGCCGAACGCCTCGGCGGCGGGGATGTCGACCGTGCCCGTGTCGCCGACTTCGGCGCCGATCAGTTCGTCGTCCACCGACTCGAAGATGTGGCCCGCACCGACGATGATGGTTCGCGGTTCGAACTCGTACTCGTCGGTGTCTATCTCGGCCTCTTCGGCCACCGCTTCGTCGGTCGTGTCGACGACGGTGTCGTCTTCGACCGTCCGGACCGTGTAGGCGAGTCGGACGAAGTCGCCGTCCTGAATTCCGCCCTCGGTCTCCTCCTCGGCGACCTCTTCTTCGACGTCCTCCGTTGCATCGGCGTCTGCCTGCTCTTCGGCTTCCGCCTGCTGTTCGTCACTCATACGCGGTACATCTCTCGTGCGACCCTTAAGAATCACGTTTCGCCGATTGCCGATCCGGCCGAGTTCTGGCGGGTCGAACGCCCGTTTCCGAGCCGCTACCGCCCGCCCACCGCGTTCGAGTCCCGGTGTGCGACGAGCGAACGGTTTATGATGGATACCGAACAATCGTTCGTGATAGGTGAGTGT encodes:
- a CDS encoding FKBP-type peptidyl-prolyl cis-trans isomerase → MSDEQQAEAEEQADADATEDVEEEVAEEETEGGIQDGDFVRLAYTVRTVEDDTVVDTTDEAVAEEAEIDTDEYEFEPRTIIVGAGHIFESVDDELIGAEVGDTGTVDIPAAEAFGEFDDDEVRTVSANKIDEDDRYPGAQVQVDGDQGRVETIIGGRARVNFNHPLAGEDLEYEYEILELVEDREEQAGGLLGMYLQQVPEVWIQTDEVEEEQVVESDDEDDDSEPETETVTVEKETLYIEATQQMTMNQQWMFSKQQIAQDLMDRLDLDRVIVQETIEGMGGMMGGMGGMMGGMGGAGGADAEDIEEAIEDVDVDADELVEELEGDEE